The Leifsonia williamsii genome includes a region encoding these proteins:
- a CDS encoding carbohydrate ABC transporter permease, with product MTTTATRDAAAAAPDAARNDRQASRALTFKQRLSRLDVKASPYFYVAPFFILFGLVGLFPLIYTFVVSLNKWNLLTGPGEWVGLGNYVAELQDPFFWNSLFNTVSIFLLSAIPQLIAAVFIAAILDQNLRAKTFWRMSVLLPYVVTPVAVTLIFSSAFDEKYGLINNLLQAIGLDPVMWKTQTFPSHVAIATMVNWRWTGYNALILLAAMQAVPRDIHESAALDGAGSFRRFFSITLPSIRPTMIFVIITATIGGLQIFTEPKLFNPSSAVPGGPQRQYQTTVLYLWDMAFNRQNFGKASAIAWMLFLLIVLFGVLNFLISRRIASTEARVHRRRTAKRLARSRAASASEPQPEAQPEAQTAEGARILAASSEEQIR from the coding sequence ATGACCACCACCGCCACCAGGGACGCCGCCGCCGCCGCTCCCGATGCCGCCCGGAACGACCGGCAGGCCAGCCGGGCGCTCACCTTCAAGCAGCGCCTCAGCCGCTTGGACGTGAAGGCGTCCCCGTACTTCTACGTCGCCCCGTTCTTCATCCTGTTCGGACTGGTCGGGCTCTTCCCGCTGATCTACACGTTCGTCGTGTCGCTCAACAAGTGGAACCTCCTGACCGGCCCCGGCGAGTGGGTCGGCCTCGGCAACTACGTCGCCGAGCTGCAGGACCCCTTCTTCTGGAACTCGCTGTTCAACACCGTCAGCATCTTCCTGCTGTCGGCCATCCCGCAGCTGATCGCTGCCGTGTTCATCGCGGCGATCCTCGACCAGAACCTGCGGGCAAAGACCTTCTGGCGCATGAGCGTGCTGCTCCCCTACGTCGTCACCCCGGTCGCCGTGACGCTCATCTTCTCCAGCGCCTTCGACGAGAAGTACGGCCTGATCAACAACCTGCTGCAGGCGATCGGGCTCGACCCCGTGATGTGGAAGACGCAGACCTTCCCGTCGCACGTCGCCATCGCGACCATGGTCAACTGGCGCTGGACCGGTTACAACGCCCTGATCCTGCTGGCCGCCATGCAGGCGGTCCCGCGCGACATCCACGAGTCCGCCGCGCTCGACGGCGCCGGCTCGTTCCGCCGGTTCTTCTCGATCACGCTGCCGAGCATCCGCCCGACCATGATCTTCGTGATCATCACGGCGACCATCGGCGGCCTCCAGATCTTCACGGAGCCGAAGCTGTTCAACCCGTCGAGCGCGGTGCCGGGAGGCCCGCAGCGGCAGTACCAGACCACGGTGCTCTACCTGTGGGACATGGCGTTCAACCGGCAGAACTTCGGCAAGGCGTCGGCGATCGCGTGGATGCTGTTCCTGCTGATCGTGCTCTTCGGCGTCCTCAACTTCCTGATCTCGCGGCGCATCGCCTCCACCGAGGCGCGCGTCCACCGCCGGCGCACCGCCAAGCGGCTCGCCCGCAGCCGCGCCGCCTCCGCATCCGAACCGCAGCCCGAGGCCCAGCCCGAAGCGCAGACCGCCGAGGGCGCCCGCATCCTGGCCGCCTCCAGCGAGGAGCAGATCCGATGA
- a CDS encoding ABC transporter substrate-binding protein, translating to MKLSRRTTAAAAIAGAAAIALLASGCSSNGNGGGSSSDPITLTVTTFGTMGFDKLYSQYEKEHPNVKIKATNIDTGDNALTDWQTKQAAGSGLPDVQAVEEGWLSKVMQVSDQFNDLKDYGADKIKDRWVDWKLKQATDKDGRIIGYGTDIGPEGLCYNGKLFAAAGLPSDREEVAKLFGGENATWDDFFKVGEQYHAATGKPWYDQSGFIWNAMVNQQEEGYYTKDGKLNIEDNADLKALWSKLAAGAKAGLTSNQTQWDWGKGKAFTDGSFATFVCPGWMLGVVKGQVEAGGGDAATGWDFANVFPGGAANWGGSFLTVPKQSKHPKEAAELAAWLTTAKSQVETFQAAGTFPSVTEAQTDAGVTGESDLTKFFNNAPIGQILGLRAKGVVAQYKGPDDSVIQSQVFGPSVQELDSGKADGDQAWNNAMKLLDQLVVNK from the coding sequence GTGAAGCTTTCACGACGCACCACGGCTGCCGCAGCCATCGCCGGCGCGGCCGCCATCGCCCTTCTCGCCTCCGGCTGTTCCTCGAACGGCAACGGCGGCGGAAGCAGCTCGGACCCGATCACGCTGACCGTCACGACGTTCGGCACGATGGGCTTCGACAAGCTCTACTCGCAGTACGAGAAGGAGCACCCCAACGTCAAGATCAAGGCCACCAACATCGACACGGGCGACAACGCGCTCACCGACTGGCAGACGAAGCAGGCCGCCGGCAGCGGCCTCCCCGACGTCCAGGCGGTCGAGGAGGGCTGGCTCAGCAAGGTCATGCAGGTCAGCGACCAGTTCAACGACCTGAAGGACTACGGCGCCGACAAGATCAAGGACCGCTGGGTCGACTGGAAGCTGAAGCAGGCCACCGACAAGGACGGCCGGATCATCGGCTACGGCACCGACATCGGACCCGAGGGCCTCTGCTACAACGGCAAGCTCTTCGCCGCGGCCGGCCTGCCGAGCGACCGCGAAGAGGTCGCCAAGCTGTTCGGCGGCGAGAACGCCACCTGGGACGACTTCTTCAAGGTCGGCGAGCAGTACCACGCCGCCACCGGCAAGCCCTGGTACGACCAGTCCGGCTTCATCTGGAACGCCATGGTGAACCAGCAGGAGGAGGGCTACTACACCAAGGACGGCAAGCTCAACATCGAGGACAACGCCGACCTCAAGGCGCTGTGGAGCAAGCTGGCCGCCGGCGCCAAGGCGGGCCTGACCTCCAACCAGACCCAGTGGGACTGGGGCAAGGGCAAGGCGTTCACCGACGGCTCGTTCGCGACCTTCGTCTGCCCGGGCTGGATGCTCGGCGTGGTGAAGGGCCAGGTCGAGGCGGGCGGCGGAGACGCGGCCACCGGCTGGGACTTCGCCAACGTGTTCCCGGGCGGCGCCGCCAACTGGGGCGGCTCGTTCCTGACCGTGCCGAAGCAGTCGAAGCACCCGAAGGAGGCGGCCGAGCTCGCCGCGTGGCTGACCACCGCGAAGTCGCAGGTCGAGACCTTCCAGGCCGCCGGCACCTTCCCGTCGGTCACCGAGGCCCAGACCGACGCCGGCGTCACCGGTGAGAGCGATCTGACGAAGTTCTTCAACAACGCGCCCATCGGCCAGATCCTTGGGCTCCGCGCGAAGGGCGTCGTCGCCCAGTACAAGGGCCCGGACGACTCCGTCATCCAGTCCCAGGTGTTCGGCCCGTCGGTCCAGGAGCTCGACTCCGGCAAGGCGGACGGCGACCAGGCGTGGAACAACGCCATGAAGCTGCTCGACCAGCTGGTCGTCAACAAGTAA